The following proteins are encoded in a genomic region of Microcoleus sp. FACHB-68:
- a CDS encoding LptF/LptG family permease, producing the protein MRLSLSKSFHSLSWLTPRISVMDRYIVMELLPPFLFGVGAFSSVGVAIGSMFDLVRKVTEAGLPMTLAMKILLLKLPYFVVLAFPMSMLLTSLLTYSRLSSDSELIALRSCGISIYRLITPALVLSIFVTGMTFFFNELLVPAANYEASITLERALKQDTKVFQEKNIIYPEFSQVKQPNGKKQEVLTRLFYAEEFDGQRMKGLTILDRSQENINQILVSESAIWNNATNTWNFFNGTIYIVAPDGSYRNILKFEEQELNLSRAPFDLASKDRDYNEMNIAQSQEYLKLLQQSGKEKKIRKLIIRIQQKYSLPFACVAFALVGAALGTKPQRTSKATGFGVSVLLVFAYYLLMSIGDALGLSGVISPVIAGWLPTLCGFVMGAVLLVRVSQ; encoded by the coding sequence ATGAGATTAAGCCTGTCCAAATCCTTCCATTCGCTTAGCTGGCTAACTCCTAGAATTTCGGTCATGGATCGCTATATTGTAATGGAGTTATTGCCGCCATTTCTATTTGGAGTGGGAGCTTTTTCATCCGTAGGGGTAGCCATTGGGTCAATGTTTGACTTGGTGCGGAAGGTAACAGAAGCCGGCTTGCCAATGACGCTGGCGATGAAAATTTTGCTGTTAAAGCTTCCTTATTTCGTCGTTCTCGCCTTTCCCATGTCAATGCTGCTAACATCCTTACTTACCTACAGCCGGCTATCGAGTGACAGCGAGCTAATTGCCCTCCGCAGCTGCGGCATTAGTATTTACCGATTGATTACACCGGCTCTGGTGCTGAGTATTTTCGTGACAGGGATGACCTTTTTTTTTAATGAACTTCTTGTGCCGGCTGCAAATTATGAAGCGTCTATTACCTTAGAGCGGGCATTGAAACAAGATACAAAAGTATTTCAAGAGAAAAATATTATTTATCCAGAATTTAGTCAAGTCAAGCAACCCAATGGCAAAAAACAAGAAGTTCTTACGCGCTTATTTTATGCAGAAGAATTTGACGGTCAGCGAATGAAAGGCTTGACAATTTTAGATCGCTCGCAGGAAAATATTAATCAGATATTGGTATCCGAATCAGCAATTTGGAATAACGCAACAAATACGTGGAACTTTTTTAATGGCACCATTTATATTGTCGCACCAGACGGTTCGTATCGCAATATTTTAAAATTTGAAGAACAAGAATTAAATCTTTCTCGCGCTCCGTTTGATCTGGCATCAAAAGACCGGGATTATAATGAAATGAATATTGCACAATCCCAAGAGTATTTGAAACTACTCCAACAGAGCGGGAAAGAAAAGAAAATTCGCAAGCTGATTATCCGCATTCAACAGAAATATTCGCTGCCCTTTGCGTGTGTTGCCTTTGCCCTAGTCGGTGCGGCATTAGGGACTAAACCACAGCGAACCAGCAAAGCCACAGGCTTTGGCGTTAGTGTTTTATTAGTCTTTGCTTACTATTTATTGATGTCGATTGGGGATGCCTTGGGGTTGAGCGGGGTGATTTCTCCTGTGATAGCCGGCTGGTTGCCAACCCTGTGCGGCTTTGTAATGGGAGCAGTGTTGTTAGTGCGGGTATCCCAATAA
- a CDS encoding type IV pilus twitching motility protein PilT: MNPINAGAVPGSQAQPSHKTPPPPPPLKPTVGQVATSHGTITIEQMVKEAYARKASDIHIRVGQVPRIRVRGEMIPVSEHGKTTPQIYEQYLAEILTPAQRKQFVESKELDTAIFYPGFLRCRVNCFDSLTGGAIVLRLITLHIPSIEELKLPEVLKKIISNHQGLILVTGPTGSGKSTTMAAMIRHLNETAAKHIVTIEDPIEYVHPSHKCLISQREVGLHTLDFHLALRAVLREDPDVILIGEMRDRLTINTALQAAQTGHLVLGTLHTRSAINSINRLLNLYNPEEQPAMRIQITESLVAVVAQLLLPTTDGRRTAIHDILVNTPAMKDYLLKGNEDDAFHLMSTDTIEGMQIMNVALYEQVLNGRITIEDALSVSPDIGDLERRMRTGGFDSSNSPRDWS, encoded by the coding sequence ATGAACCCAATAAATGCTGGTGCAGTACCCGGATCTCAGGCTCAGCCTTCCCACAAAACACCACCGCCACCACCACCGCTCAAACCGACGGTAGGGCAAGTGGCCACTAGCCACGGCACGATTACCATTGAGCAGATGGTAAAAGAGGCTTACGCACGGAAAGCCTCTGATATTCATATTCGAGTTGGTCAAGTTCCGAGAATTCGAGTTCGCGGCGAGATGATTCCGGTTTCAGAACATGGGAAGACGACACCCCAAATCTATGAACAGTACCTGGCGGAAATTTTAACGCCGGCTCAGAGAAAACAGTTTGTAGAAAGTAAAGAACTGGATACAGCAATTTTTTATCCAGGCTTTTTGCGCTGCCGGGTCAACTGTTTTGATTCCCTAACCGGCGGTGCGATTGTGCTACGGTTGATCACCCTGCACATTCCTTCGATTGAAGAGTTAAAGTTACCCGAAGTCCTGAAAAAAATTATCTCCAATCACCAGGGACTAATTTTAGTTACAGGGCCAACTGGTTCAGGTAAATCGACTACAATGGCGGCAATGATCCGTCATTTAAACGAAACCGCAGCCAAACATATTGTCACCATTGAAGACCCCATTGAATATGTTCACCCCAGCCATAAGTGCTTGATTAGTCAGCGGGAAGTGGGGCTACATACCCTTGATTTCCACTTGGCTTTAAGGGCGGTTTTACGGGAAGATCCAGACGTGATTTTGATTGGGGAAATGCGTGATCGCCTCACCATTAATACGGCGCTGCAAGCTGCCCAAACCGGCCACTTAGTATTAGGAACCCTTCATACTCGCAGCGCCATCAACTCGATTAACCGTTTGTTAAACCTCTACAATCCAGAGGAACAGCCGGCAATGCGAATTCAAATTACCGAATCTCTCGTGGCTGTCGTCGCTCAGTTGCTATTGCCGACCACCGATGGTCGCCGCACAGCAATTCACGACATTTTAGTTAACACGCCGGCGATGAAAGATTACCTGCTTAAAGGTAATGAAGATGACGCATTCCACTTGATGTCAACTGACACCATTGAAGGAATGCAAATCATGAATGTCGCCCTCTACGAGCAAGTGCTCAATGGCCGCATTACCATCGAAGACGCTTTAAGTGTTTCGCCAGATATCGGCGATCTTGAACGGCGGATGCGAACCGGCGGCTTTGACTCTTCTAATTCGCCTCGTGATTGGAGTTAA
- a CDS encoding NADP-dependent isocitrate dehydrogenase, whose translation MYEKITAPSTGERITFENGKPIVPDNPIIPFIRGDGTGVDIWPASQKVLDAAVEKAYGGKRQISWFKVYAGDEACEKYGTYQYLPQDTLTAIKEYGVAIKGPLTTPVGGGIRSLNVALRQIFDLYSCVRPCQYYAGTPSPHKTPEKLDVIIYRENTEDIYLGIEWRQGSEICDKLIALLNNELIPATPEHGSKQIRLDSGIGIKPVSKTGSQRLVRRAIQHALRLPKAKQMVTLVHKGNIMKYTEGAFRDWGYEVATSEFRAECVTEQESWILGNKERKPDISLEDNAREIEPGFDALTPDKQAKICQEVETVLNSIWETHGNGQWKDKVMVNDRIADSIFQQIQTRPAEYSILATLNLNGDYLSDAAAAIVGGLGMGPGANIGDSSAIFEATHGTAPKHAGLDRVNPGSVILSGVMMLEFMGWQEAADLIKKGLGDAISNRQVTYDLARLMEPPVEPPLKCSEFAEAIIQHF comes from the coding sequence ATGTACGAGAAAATTACTGCCCCCTCCACCGGCGAACGCATCACCTTTGAAAATGGTAAGCCCATTGTCCCAGATAACCCGATCATTCCCTTCATTCGTGGGGACGGCACCGGCGTTGATATTTGGCCGGCATCCCAAAAAGTCCTTGATGCTGCCGTAGAAAAAGCCTATGGTGGCAAGCGGCAAATTAGCTGGTTTAAGGTATATGCCGGCGATGAAGCTTGCGAAAAATACGGCACCTATCAATATCTGCCCCAAGACACCCTCACAGCGATCAAAGAATACGGCGTGGCCATTAAAGGGCCACTTACTACGCCGGTTGGCGGTGGCATTCGCTCTTTAAATGTTGCCCTGCGGCAAATCTTTGACCTTTATTCCTGTGTGCGTCCTTGCCAATATTATGCCGGCACACCTTCACCGCACAAAACCCCTGAAAAACTGGATGTAATTATTTATCGGGAAAACACCGAAGATATTTATCTGGGGATTGAATGGCGGCAAGGCAGTGAAATCTGCGACAAATTAATCGCTTTGCTCAATAACGAGTTAATCCCTGCCACGCCTGAACATGGCAGCAAGCAAATTCGCCTCGACTCCGGCATTGGCATCAAGCCGGTGAGCAAAACCGGCTCTCAGCGACTTGTACGCCGCGCCATTCAGCACGCCCTGCGGTTGCCCAAAGCCAAGCAAATGGTGACTTTGGTTCATAAGGGCAACATTATGAAGTACACCGAAGGCGCGTTTCGCGATTGGGGTTATGAGGTTGCGACGAGCGAGTTTCGCGCTGAGTGCGTCACCGAACAGGAATCTTGGATTTTAGGCAATAAAGAGCGCAAACCCGATATTTCCCTCGAAGACAACGCCCGTGAAATTGAGCCAGGATTTGATGCCCTAACGCCTGATAAGCAAGCAAAAATTTGTCAGGAAGTGGAAACAGTCCTCAATTCCATCTGGGAAACTCACGGCAATGGGCAGTGGAAAGATAAGGTGATGGTGAATGACCGAATTGCCGATAGTATTTTCCAGCAAATTCAAACCAGGCCGGCAGAATATTCAATTCTTGCAACGTTAAACTTAAACGGCGATTACTTGTCTGATGCTGCGGCTGCCATTGTCGGCGGTTTAGGCATGGGTCCCGGTGCAAATATTGGCGATTCATCTGCAATTTTTGAAGCCACCCACGGCACCGCCCCCAAGCACGCCGGTTTAGATCGGGTAAATCCCGGTTCGGTGATTTTATCGGGGGTGATGATGCTGGAATTTATGGGCTGGCAAGAAGCCGCCGATCTGATTAAGAAAGGTTTGGGGGATGCCATTTCTAACCGGCAAGTCACTTACGATTTAGCCCGGTTAATGGAACCGCCGGTGGAACCGCCCCTAAAGTGTTCTGAGTTTGCCGAGGCAATTATTCAGCACTTTTGA
- a CDS encoding YebC/PmpR family DNA-binding transcriptional regulator: MAGHSKWANIKRQKARVDAVKGKIFTKISREIIVAARSGVPDPAGNFQLRTAIDKAKAAGIPNDNIDRAIAKGAGKWGPEGDSLEAIRYEGYGAGGVAILIEALTDNRNRTAADLRAAFSKNGGNLGETGCVGWMFDQKGVVTIAGAIDEEQLLEASLEAGAEHYELTEIDEETEGAEVFTEVTNLENLIQVLQNKGYTVNKSELRWIPSNTLQVTDPEHARSLLKLMDALEDLDDVQNATANFEMTEELMSESMM; encoded by the coding sequence ATGGCAGGACATAGTAAATGGGCGAATATCAAGCGCCAAAAAGCGAGGGTAGATGCTGTCAAGGGCAAGATTTTTACGAAAATCTCTCGCGAAATTATTGTAGCTGCGCGTAGCGGTGTCCCCGATCCAGCCGGCAATTTTCAATTACGCACGGCGATTGACAAAGCAAAGGCGGCTGGGATTCCGAATGACAATATTGACCGAGCGATCGCTAAAGGTGCCGGTAAATGGGGTCCCGAAGGCGATAGTCTCGAAGCGATTCGCTATGAAGGATACGGTGCCGGTGGCGTGGCAATTCTCATCGAAGCACTCACTGATAATCGCAATCGCACTGCAGCGGATTTAAGAGCGGCATTTAGTAAAAATGGCGGCAATTTGGGGGAAACCGGCTGTGTTGGTTGGATGTTCGACCAAAAAGGCGTTGTCACCATTGCCGGTGCGATTGATGAGGAACAGCTATTAGAAGCTTCTCTGGAAGCCGGTGCTGAGCATTATGAACTGACAGAAATTGATGAAGAAACAGAGGGAGCTGAAGTTTTTACTGAAGTCACAAACCTGGAAAATCTCATTCAAGTTTTACAGAATAAAGGCTATACGGTAAACAAGTCTGAACTGCGCTGGATTCCCAGCAATACACTGCAAGTTACCGATCCCGAACACGCTCGTTCTCTGCTCAAATTAATGGATGCTTTGGAAGATTTGGATGATGTACAAAATGCTACTGCAAACTTTGAAATGACTGAGGAATTGATGTCTGAAAGCATGATGTAA
- the treZ gene encoding malto-oligosyltrehalose trehalohydrolase, with translation MKNGAYYLGDGRCEFIVWAPTLKEVTVHIVSPEDRLISMQQDEQGYWKVTAENINPGTLYFYKLEGKNDRPDPASDFQPQGVHGPSQVIARNNFVWNDMNWSGIPLEEMIIYELHVGTFTEEGTFEAMIPRLKDLAELGVNAIEIMPVAQFPGDRNWGYDGVFPYAVQNSYGGPEGLKKLVNACHQEGISVILDVVYNHLGPEGNYLPEFGPYFTDKYRPVWGEALNFDDQYSDGVREFFINNAMYWFEDYHIDALRLDAIQAIFEVGARPFLQELATATDTLSQQLGRKLYLIAESDLNDVRVLRPKELGGFGLDAQWCDDFHHSLHALLTGESDRYYQDFGKCEHLEKAFKESFVYSGQYAPHRKRKHGNSAKDQPGEQFVVFSQTHDQIGNRILGDRLSKLVSFEGLKLAAGAVLISPYIPFLFMGEEYGEEAAFLYFVSHSDENIIEAIRKDKQEEFKAFEGRGEFQDPQSPDTLQNCKLNWEKKQQGKHKALWEWYQRLIQLRRTVSALKKLDKESLEVSSIEEEKNICLRRWTKDSQIFCIMNFNDKEVTFPAKIPAGNWQKILDSSDQKWMGAGTTLPDTIEPSQKLTVKSQSFALYEAKAQ, from the coding sequence GTGAAAAATGGGGCGTATTATTTGGGTGATGGACGTTGTGAGTTTATTGTTTGGGCACCCACTCTTAAAGAGGTAACTGTACATATTGTTTCTCCTGAAGATCGATTAATTTCAATGCAACAGGATGAGCAAGGATATTGGAAAGTCACTGCTGAAAATATTAATCCAGGTACACTATATTTTTATAAATTAGAAGGAAAAAATGATAGACCCGATCCCGCATCGGACTTTCAACCCCAAGGAGTTCACGGCCCTTCTCAGGTAATTGCTCGCAATAATTTTGTTTGGAATGACATGAATTGGTCTGGCATTCCTTTAGAAGAAATGATTATTTATGAATTGCACGTCGGAACTTTCACCGAGGAAGGAACTTTTGAGGCAATGATTCCCCGGCTCAAAGATTTAGCTGAGTTGGGCGTTAATGCGATTGAAATTATGCCGGTGGCTCAGTTTCCAGGCGACCGTAACTGGGGATATGACGGCGTTTTTCCCTATGCCGTGCAAAATTCTTATGGCGGCCCTGAAGGGTTGAAAAAGCTTGTTAATGCCTGCCATCAGGAAGGCATTTCAGTTATTCTGGATGTTGTTTACAATCACCTTGGCCCTGAAGGAAATTACTTGCCTGAATTTGGCCCCTATTTTACAGATAAGTACCGACCAGTTTGGGGAGAAGCGCTCAACTTTGACGATCAATACAGTGATGGAGTGCGTGAGTTTTTTATTAACAACGCTATGTATTGGTTTGAAGATTATCACATTGATGCCTTGCGATTAGATGCGATTCAAGCAATTTTTGAAGTCGGTGCAAGACCGTTTTTACAGGAACTCGCAACAGCCACTGATACCCTTTCTCAACAGCTAGGACGGAAACTTTATTTAATTGCAGAAAGCGATTTAAATGATGTTCGTGTTCTGCGTCCCAAAGAATTGGGAGGATTTGGGCTAGATGCCCAGTGGTGTGATGATTTCCATCATTCACTTCACGCCTTGCTAACTGGAGAAAGTGACAGATATTACCAGGATTTTGGAAAATGCGAACATTTGGAAAAAGCTTTTAAAGAAAGCTTTGTTTACTCTGGACAGTACGCCCCCCACAGAAAACGAAAGCATGGGAATTCTGCGAAAGATCAACCGGGTGAGCAATTTGTGGTGTTTTCGCAAACTCATGATCAGATCGGCAATCGAATTTTAGGAGATAGATTATCTAAATTAGTGTCTTTTGAAGGGCTAAAATTAGCAGCCGGCGCAGTTTTGATTTCTCCTTATATCCCGTTTCTTTTTATGGGTGAAGAATATGGAGAAGAAGCCGCGTTTCTGTACTTTGTTAGTCACTCTGATGAAAACATAATTGAAGCCATTAGAAAGGATAAACAAGAAGAATTTAAAGCCTTTGAAGGACGGGGCGAATTTCAAGACCCGCAAAGTCCTGATACTTTGCAAAATTGCAAGCTGAATTGGGAAAAAAAACAGCAAGGAAAACACAAAGCTCTCTGGGAATGGTATCAGAGGTTAATTCAGCTACGCCGTACAGTCTCGGCCTTGAAAAAGCTAGACAAGGAAAGTTTAGAAGTTTCTAGCATTGAAGAGGAAAAAAATATATGTTTGCGACGATGGACGAAGGATAGCCAAATATTCTGCATTATGAACTTTAATGATAAAGAGGTGACTTTCCCTGCGAAGATTCCTGCCGGCAACTGGCAAAAGATTTTGGATTCTTCTGACCAAAAATGGATGGGTGCCGGCACAACATTACCCGACACTATTGAGCCGTCACAAAAATTGACGGTTAAATCACAAAGTTTCGCACTCTACGAAGCTAAAGCACAGTAG
- a CDS encoding ferredoxin-thioredoxin reductase catalytic domain-containing protein, with translation MTSPTDTDNKSSDKSLEAMVQFSQTYAQRTGTYFCSEPSVTAVVIEGLAKNKDDLGSPLCPCRHYEDKEAEVAAAYWNCPCVPMRERKECHCMLFLTPENDFAGQSQTMTIEQVKEIRESMG, from the coding sequence ATGACCTCTCCAACAGACACCGACAACAAATCCAGCGATAAAAGCCTAGAAGCAATGGTGCAGTTTTCCCAAACTTATGCCCAGCGCACCGGCACCTACTTCTGTTCGGAACCTTCAGTAACTGCTGTGGTGATCGAAGGATTGGCCAAAAACAAAGATGACCTCGGTTCGCCCCTGTGTCCCTGCCGGCACTACGAAGATAAAGAAGCCGAAGTCGCCGCTGCCTACTGGAACTGCCCCTGCGTACCGATGCGGGAGCGCAAAGAGTGCCACTGTATGCTATTCCTCACCCCAGAAAATGACTTTGCCGGCCAATCGCAAACAATGACGATTGAACAAGTCAAAGAAATTAGAGAAAGCATGGGATGA
- a CDS encoding DUF58 domain-containing protein: protein MFYQFAERLSTQIADWLETHWVTPAFAGWLLGGLALFYFAAGTNTMAGWLYAISGISLAILGIAMTLPIRTLRPLQVRRRPIEPVSVGDQLTIEIDIENPTEKTKTLLQVYDIFPYVLGQPKPVAVEAIPPQGIHHLVYYHPTQRRGVYRWDEIHLRTAAPLGLFWCRRSRQAKATAIVYPTVFPLKVCPLVDEMGKEDSAQLYSDRRQQMGTEGITRTLRPYRFGDPIRLIHWRTSARYGEMRVRELEVSTGGQQIVISLDSAGTWQQADFEAAVIAAASLYFYASRAGLNASLWTAQTGLIQGHQVVLETLAATSAGEDPLPNGLPEMPLIWLTQNSVSLSSLPPGSRWVLWPAASSLPQEENTIIKRDRPGIEIRPDRALDLQLQEPLSRF, encoded by the coding sequence ATGTTTTATCAGTTCGCTGAGAGGCTAAGCACACAAATCGCCGATTGGCTGGAAACCCACTGGGTAACGCCGGCCTTCGCGGGTTGGCTGCTGGGTGGGCTGGCTCTCTTCTACTTTGCCGCCGGCACGAATACAATGGCTGGCTGGTTGTACGCGATCAGCGGGATTAGTCTTGCGATTTTGGGCATTGCCATGACTTTGCCGATTCGGACGCTGCGCCCACTGCAAGTTCGCCGCCGTCCGATTGAGCCGGTGAGTGTGGGCGACCAACTAACCATTGAAATCGACATAGAAAACCCAACTGAGAAAACCAAGACGCTGCTGCAAGTCTATGACATTTTCCCTTATGTCTTAGGGCAGCCGAAACCCGTTGCCGTTGAAGCGATCCCTCCCCAAGGCATACATCATTTGGTATACTACCACCCCACCCAACGCCGAGGCGTCTATCGGTGGGATGAGATTCATTTGAGGACGGCAGCCCCGTTAGGGTTATTTTGGTGCCGGCGATCACGCCAAGCCAAAGCCACAGCCATTGTTTATCCCACCGTATTCCCACTAAAGGTTTGCCCACTGGTAGACGAAATGGGCAAAGAAGACAGCGCCCAGCTTTACAGTGATCGCCGGCAGCAAATGGGAACCGAAGGCATCACGCGAACCCTGCGCCCTTACCGATTTGGAGATCCTATCCGTCTGATCCACTGGCGCACCAGTGCCCGTTACGGCGAAATGCGGGTGCGCGAGTTAGAAGTCTCCACCGGCGGACAGCAAATCGTGATTAGCCTCGACAGCGCCGGCACTTGGCAGCAGGCGGATTTTGAAGCGGCTGTCATTGCAGCGGCATCGTTGTACTTCTACGCCAGCCGCGCCGGTTTAAATGCCAGCCTTTGGACAGCTCAAACCGGCCTAATTCAAGGACATCAAGTGGTTCTAGAAACCCTAGCTGCCACAAGTGCCGGTGAAGATCCCCTCCCCAATGGCTTGCCGGAGATGCCTTTAATTTGGTTAACTCAAAATTCTGTAAGTCTAAGCAGCCTTCCCCCTGGCAGCCGATGGGTTTTATGGCCGGCAGCCTCATCCTTACCCCAAGAAGAAAACACGATTATCAAGCGAGATCGACCAGGCATTGAGATCCGCCCAGATCGAGCCTTAGATTTACAACTGCAAGAACCTTTAAGCCGGTTCTAG
- a CDS encoding DUF309 domain-containing protein has protein sequence MSELIPDEFWQGVEQFNRQEFYACHDTLEALWMEASEPERTFYQGVLQIAVALYHLGNHNWRGAVILLGEGISRLRKYQHPYFDIDVNSLLKQSVDLLSELQQAGPENVADFAQQLSQGSNPSLQRPQIARFPAPKE, from the coding sequence ATGAGTGAGCTGATCCCTGATGAGTTTTGGCAAGGCGTAGAGCAGTTCAACCGGCAAGAATTCTACGCCTGTCATGACACCCTAGAGGCTTTGTGGATGGAGGCATCCGAACCCGAACGCACTTTTTATCAGGGAGTGCTACAAATTGCCGTTGCCCTCTATCATCTGGGCAATCATAACTGGCGCGGAGCCGTAATTTTGCTGGGAGAAGGCATCAGCCGGTTGCGGAAATATCAGCATCCATATTTTGATATAGATGTCAATAGCTTACTAAAGCAAAGCGTCGATCTGTTGAGCGAATTGCAACAAGCAGGGCCAGAAAACGTAGCAGATTTCGCCCAGCAGCTTAGTCAAGGAAGTAATCCTTCATTACAGCGCCCTCAAATTGCCCGATTTCCTGCACCCAAAGAATAA
- a CDS encoding LptA/OstA family protein, translated as MMSFAKLPGLLMLRLGLTLMLPVAALCGSVAPTYPQTNPAAVDRPLTLRSDIQEADAKTGVVTARGNVQIDYPARQIQATAAQAQYFSKERRIVLSGDVYVLQEGNSLRGENIVYLIDEGRFIALPKSNRQVESIYLVPEENAAAPGTQTAPATPAF; from the coding sequence ATGATGTCATTTGCAAAACTGCCTGGTTTACTGATGCTACGCCTCGGATTAACCTTGATGTTGCCGGTGGCGGCTTTGTGTGGGAGTGTTGCTCCTACCTATCCCCAAACAAACCCAGCCGCAGTGGATAGACCCCTGACGCTGCGTTCTGATATTCAAGAAGCTGACGCCAAAACTGGAGTTGTCACAGCGCGTGGGAACGTGCAAATCGATTATCCAGCAAGACAAATTCAAGCCACAGCCGCGCAAGCGCAATATTTCAGCAAAGAACGCCGTATTGTCTTGAGTGGCGATGTTTATGTTTTGCAGGAAGGTAACAGTTTGCGGGGTGAAAACATTGTTTACCTGATTGATGAGGGGCGATTTATCGCACTTCCCAAATCAAATCGGCAAGTCGAATCAATTTATCTCGTTCCAGAAGAAAACGCCGCTGCACCTGGTACTCAAACCGCGCCGGCAACGCCTGCATTTTAA
- the lptB gene encoding LPS export ABC transporter ATP-binding protein: MKIWLENVHKSYGKRVIVNRVNLSVAQGEVVGLLGPNGAGKTTTFYITTGLIKPNHGTVWLDDVNITNLPMHKRAQLGIGYLTQEASIFRQLSVRDNILLVLEQTGVPRHEWQQRLDYLLREFRLEKVAYTAGIQVSGGERRRTELARALAAGQAGPTFLLLDEPFAGVDPIAVAEIQQIVAGLRDRQMGILITDHNVRETLAITDRAYIMRDGQILAAGNAEELYNNPLVRQYYLGESFQR, from the coding sequence ATGAAAATTTGGCTTGAAAATGTTCACAAATCCTATGGCAAGCGCGTCATTGTCAACCGCGTTAACTTGTCAGTGGCGCAAGGAGAAGTCGTAGGATTGCTCGGACCCAACGGTGCCGGTAAGACAACAACGTTTTATATTACCACCGGCTTGATCAAACCCAATCACGGCACCGTTTGGCTTGATGACGTCAATATTACTAACCTGCCGATGCACAAACGGGCGCAGCTTGGCATTGGCTATTTAACTCAAGAAGCAAGTATCTTTCGTCAATTGAGCGTTCGGGATAATATCTTACTGGTATTAGAGCAAACCGGCGTTCCCCGTCACGAATGGCAGCAGCGTCTAGATTATTTGTTGCGAGAATTTCGCCTAGAAAAAGTTGCTTATACCGCCGGCATTCAAGTCTCTGGCGGAGAACGCCGGCGTACTGAACTAGCGAGAGCATTGGCAGCTGGACAAGCCGGCCCAACATTTTTGCTGCTTGATGAACCGTTTGCCGGTGTTGATCCGATCGCTGTGGCAGAAATTCAGCAAATTGTCGCCGGATTGCGAGATCGCCAAATGGGCATCCTGATTACCGATCACAATGTCCGAGAAACCCTCGCCATTACCGATCGCGCCTACATTATGCGCGATGGCCAAATCTTAGCAGCCGGCAATGCAGAGGAACTCTACAACAATCCCCTCGTTCGACAATACTACTTAGGTGAAAGCTTCCAGCGATAG